One Candidatus Eremiobacteraceae bacterium genomic region harbors:
- the folK gene encoding 2-amino-4-hydroxy-6-hydroxymethyldihydropteridine diphosphokinase — translation MARAFVGIGSNLGDSAGIVREAFERLRALGTDFVNSDLYLTEPWGVKEQPSYINAVAAFDTGLGARELVERLQAIEREFGRERRERFGPRTLDLDLFLLGDARIDEPDLIVPHERLASRAFALEPLAEIAPDVVASSDGRNAAALLAALPAEERRGVTRLRGTAKLVPPPRVDYDAPGGAGEGYDKLRPFSKFDKAVLDAVVESARLTRGARVLDVGCGTGRFSERLHELGCRVTGYDPSQTMLEAARARVPAIEYLQGDANQTLPRGPFDAITAFYCIHYIDVEPFARRALHALDPGAVLSIATFPHRHFAEVIYARYFTSLPAIDMARFPSAQKLANDLVRAGFEDVEQRDIHMELEDDPQSLADRIERKFLSSFFLIPDDEFRRGVARMREDWKHSVRVRRSVRAMIVSGSVGTPQSDRPQGYLRRSGRT, via the coding sequence GTGGCTAGGGCGTTCGTCGGCATCGGGTCTAATCTCGGCGATTCGGCCGGCATCGTGCGCGAAGCGTTCGAGCGGCTGCGCGCGCTCGGAACGGATTTCGTCAACTCCGATCTCTATCTCACCGAGCCGTGGGGCGTAAAAGAGCAGCCCTCGTACATCAATGCCGTCGCCGCCTTCGACACGGGACTCGGTGCTCGCGAACTGGTCGAACGCCTCCAAGCGATCGAAAGGGAGTTCGGTCGCGAACGCCGTGAACGCTTTGGACCAAGAACGCTCGACCTCGATCTGTTCTTGCTCGGTGATGCGCGCATCGACGAGCCGGATCTCATAGTGCCGCACGAGCGTCTCGCGTCGCGCGCATTCGCCCTCGAGCCGCTGGCGGAGATCGCGCCGGACGTTGTCGCGTCGTCCGATGGCCGCAACGCGGCAGCACTACTCGCCGCCTTGCCGGCCGAGGAGCGTCGCGGCGTGACTAGACTTCGCGGAACTGCAAAGCTCGTGCCGCCGCCACGCGTCGACTACGACGCACCCGGAGGCGCGGGCGAAGGCTACGACAAGCTGCGCCCGTTTTCGAAATTCGATAAGGCTGTGCTCGACGCGGTCGTCGAATCGGCGCGTCTCACACGCGGGGCTCGCGTCCTCGACGTCGGTTGCGGCACGGGCCGATTCTCCGAGCGCCTTCATGAACTCGGCTGCCGCGTGACCGGTTACGATCCAAGCCAAACGATGCTCGAGGCCGCGCGCGCGCGTGTGCCGGCGATCGAATACCTCCAAGGCGATGCGAACCAGACGCTGCCGCGCGGACCCTTTGATGCGATCACCGCGTTCTATTGCATCCACTATATTGACGTCGAGCCGTTCGCTCGTCGCGCCCTCCACGCGCTCGACCCCGGCGCCGTCCTCTCGATCGCGACGTTCCCGCATCGCCATTTCGCCGAAGTGATCTATGCGCGCTATTTCACCTCGTTGCCGGCGATCGATATGGCGAGATTTCCGAGCGCGCAGAAGCTCGCGAACGACCTGGTACGCGCGGGATTCGAGGACGTCGAACAGCGCGACATCCACATGGAGCTCGAAGACGATCCCCAGAGTCTCGCCGATAGGATCGAACGCAAATTCTTATCGTCGTTTTTCCTTATCCCCGATGATGAGTTCCGTCGCGGCGTCGCCAGGATGCGCGAGGATTGGAAACACTCGGTGCGCGTGCGTCGCAGCGTACGGGCGATGATCGTATCCGGGAGCGTTGGAACGCCGCAAAGCGATAGGCCGCAAGGGTATCTGCGGCGAAGCGGCCGCACGTGA
- the nusB gene encoding transcription antitermination factor NusB, with the protein MALERREHRVAVEILYAVEIGRRPLDDAIAQARNGVGVFARGDDAAAEDPYEPVYPAIDKRSDAPRDTDWTIVEMLVRGTLERQAVLEAQLEPLLERWTLERLAGVDRLILYLAAWELRYRPEAETTHVINHAIELARRLSTEKSASFVNAILDALAKTRPSVTR; encoded by the coding sequence ATGGCCTTAGAACGCCGCGAACACCGCGTCGCAGTCGAGATCCTCTACGCCGTCGAGATCGGGCGGCGCCCGCTCGATGACGCCATCGCCCAGGCGCGCAACGGCGTCGGCGTTTTCGCGCGCGGCGACGACGCGGCGGCCGAGGATCCGTACGAGCCCGTCTATCCTGCGATCGACAAGCGTTCCGATGCACCGCGCGATACCGACTGGACGATCGTCGAGATGCTCGTGCGCGGCACGCTCGAGCGCCAAGCGGTGCTCGAAGCGCAGCTCGAGCCGTTGCTCGAACGTTGGACGCTCGAACGGCTCGCGGGCGTCGACCGCTTGATACTCTATCTCGCCGCGTGGGAACTCCGTTACCGGCCGGAGGCTGAGACGACACACGTCATCAACCATGCCATCGAACTGGCTCGCCGCTTGTCGACTGAGAAGAGCGCTTCGTTCGTCAACGCGATCCTTGACGCGCTCGCGAAAACGCGGCCATCGGTCACGAGATGA
- a CDS encoding PBP1A family penicillin-binding protein has translation MKLIYRRIGRVAIWVVAIVLVLAVGAGITALGIIAAYGKNLPDISRLSDIEPAGTTRILARDGTLLARLYDKNRVYVPITQIPTVMREAIVASEDERFYSHSGVDIRGIARAALANWQHQQIEQGASTITQQLARNMFLTDEQTMGRKIQEALLAIEIERYYTKDEILERYLNLVYFGAGAYGVQAASHAYFGKDVSHLTLSEASMLAGLVAAPSLYNPYANLKLARDRQQHVLDRMVANGFVTEAQADAASAAPAHLVGANSGGVLSYKYPYFTTYVIAQLESIIGPQRLFHDGLTVYTTLDPKYETIAQNAVTSLVKEGASEGYGMHQGALVAEDPHTGEIMAMVGGVGFSAKSQFDRAWQARRQPGSSFKGFVYSAAVDRGVPVSTVYPDSKVTYPAGDGSDYTPSDDDHRYLGPITLRKAFELSRNIVAVELAHDIGIGNVIDYASRMGITEDLQPDLSLALGTAVVSPLEMVSGYSTIADGGIYTQPTGIRYVEDKYGSIVYDARFPERHVAMSAGAAFIMTTMMEGVIQEGTGYPNAIIGRPAAGKTGTTSDFRDAWFVGFTPQLAASVWVGNDDYSKMYESYGGNVPARIWARFMRTALADQKVEDFQSQPPDVQVVRVCGNNRRARPGQGGRAEYFLNGTAPLEYCSQTAHVAVGRHELAPVDQSTPAPDVTLPPQAEAPTPTPLDSATPADVPATPPVTPVTAPPRDT, from the coding sequence ATGAAGCTTATCTATCGCAGGATCGGCCGGGTCGCGATCTGGGTGGTCGCGATCGTGCTCGTCCTCGCCGTCGGCGCCGGCATCACCGCCCTGGGCATCATCGCCGCCTACGGCAAGAACCTGCCGGACATCTCGCGGCTATCCGATATCGAACCCGCAGGGACGACGCGCATTCTCGCGCGCGACGGAACGCTGCTCGCGCGGCTCTACGACAAGAACCGCGTCTACGTGCCGATCACGCAGATCCCCACCGTCATGCGCGAGGCGATCGTCGCCAGCGAGGACGAGCGCTTCTACAGCCATTCGGGCGTCGACATCCGCGGCATCGCGCGCGCGGCGCTCGCCAACTGGCAGCACCAACAGATCGAGCAAGGCGCGAGCACGATCACGCAGCAGCTCGCGCGCAACATGTTCCTCACCGACGAGCAGACGATGGGCCGCAAGATCCAAGAGGCGCTGCTCGCGATCGAGATCGAGCGCTACTACACGAAGGACGAGATCCTCGAGCGATATCTCAATCTCGTCTATTTCGGTGCCGGCGCGTACGGCGTCCAAGCCGCCAGTCATGCGTATTTCGGCAAGGACGTGAGCCATCTGACCCTCTCCGAAGCGTCGATGCTCGCCGGGCTCGTCGCCGCGCCTTCCTTATATAACCCGTACGCCAACCTCAAGCTCGCCCGCGACCGCCAGCAGCACGTGCTCGACCGGATGGTCGCCAACGGCTTCGTGACCGAGGCCCAAGCGGACGCCGCATCCGCCGCGCCGGCCCATCTCGTCGGTGCGAACTCGGGCGGCGTGCTTTCCTACAAATATCCGTACTTCACGACCTACGTCATCGCGCAGCTCGAGAGCATCATCGGGCCGCAGCGTCTGTTCCACGACGGACTGACGGTATACACGACGCTCGATCCCAAGTACGAGACGATCGCGCAGAACGCGGTGACGTCGCTCGTTAAGGAAGGCGCGTCCGAAGGCTACGGCATGCACCAAGGAGCGCTCGTCGCCGAAGACCCGCACACCGGCGAGATCATGGCGATGGTCGGCGGCGTCGGCTTCTCGGCCAAGAGTCAATTCGATCGCGCCTGGCAAGCCCGGCGCCAACCGGGATCGTCGTTCAAAGGCTTCGTCTACTCGGCAGCGGTCGACCGCGGCGTGCCCGTCTCGACCGTGTATCCGGATTCCAAAGTGACGTATCCGGCGGGCGACGGCAGCGATTACACGCCGTCCGACGACGATCATCGATACCTCGGCCCGATCACGCTGCGCAAAGCCTTCGAGCTCTCGCGAAACATCGTCGCCGTCGAGCTGGCGCACGATATCGGCATCGGCAACGTCATCGACTACGCGAGCAGGATGGGCATCACCGAAGATCTGCAGCCCGATCTCTCACTCGCGCTTGGAACCGCGGTCGTTTCGCCGCTCGAAATGGTCTCGGGATACTCGACGATCGCCGACGGCGGCATCTACACGCAACCGACCGGCATCCGCTACGTCGAGGACAAGTACGGCTCGATCGTCTACGACGCGCGCTTCCCCGAACGTCACGTCGCGATGTCGGCGGGTGCCGCGTTTATCATGACGACGATGATGGAGGGCGTGATACAAGAGGGGACCGGCTATCCGAACGCGATCATCGGCCGGCCTGCCGCGGGCAAGACGGGCACCACGTCCGACTTTCGCGACGCGTGGTTCGTCGGCTTCACGCCGCAGCTTGCGGCATCGGTATGGGTGGGCAACGACGACTACTCGAAGATGTACGAATCGTACGGCGGCAACGTGCCGGCGCGCATCTGGGCGCGCTTCATGCGCACCGCGCTCGCGGATCAGAAGGTCGAGGATTTCCAATCGCAGCCGCCCGACGTCCAGGTGGTGCGAGTGTGCGGCAACAATCGCCGAGCGCGGCCGGGGCAAGGCGGTCGCGCGGAATACTTCCTCAACGGCACGGCCCCGCTTGAATATTGCTCGCAGACGGCGCACGTCGCGGTCGGCAGGCACGAGTTAGCCCCGGTGGATCAGTCGACGCCGGCACCGGACGTGACGCTGCCGCCGCAGGCGGAGGCCCCGACGCCGACGCCTTTGGATTCCGCGACGCCCGCTGATGTGCCGGCGACGCCGCCCGTGACGCCGGTGACAGCGCCTCCGCGCGATACGTGA
- a CDS encoding biotin/lipoyl-containing protein produces the protein MTHDSNDGMDSASADLLQFVEDRLPELCDAFAQTPLMQLRVTTPEGSVTLEKAGSRASSLDAETAEPRRSPRTHDYLPDAEPGRAYTTVAADVVGIFHSAPDALELGAKVAPDQILGYIEALKVRTPVKAGVDGRLVAQVAEDGQPVDFGETLFVIDTGPIEALPDEPAGTESGPDDDIEPPRI, from the coding sequence GTGACCCACGACTCTAACGACGGGATGGATTCGGCGTCGGCCGACCTCTTGCAGTTCGTCGAAGACCGCTTGCCCGAGCTCTGCGACGCGTTCGCACAAACGCCGCTCATGCAGCTTCGCGTGACGACGCCGGAAGGCAGCGTCACGCTTGAAAAGGCCGGTTCGCGGGCATCATCGCTCGATGCCGAAACCGCCGAACCCCGCCGCTCGCCCCGCACGCACGACTACCTGCCGGATGCCGAGCCAGGTCGCGCGTACACGACCGTCGCTGCGGACGTCGTCGGTATCTTCCACAGCGCGCCGGATGCCCTGGAGCTCGGCGCGAAAGTGGCGCCGGATCAGATTCTCGGATACATCGAGGCGTTGAAGGTGCGGACGCCAGTGAAAGCCGGCGTCGACGGCCGGCTCGTGGCGCAAGTCGCCGAGGACGGTCAACCGGTCGATTTCGGCGAAACGCTGTTCGTCATCGACACCGGACCGATCGAAGCGCTGCCGGACGAACCCGCAGGCACCGAAAGCGGGCCTGACGACGACATAGAGCCACCGCGCATCTGA
- the accC gene encoding acetyl-CoA carboxylase biotin carboxylase subunit, translating to MFNKVLIANRGEIALRIVRACKELGVKTVAIFSEADRNSLHVRMADESYCVGPPQSARSYLNIPNIISAAEVAGVDAIHPGYGFLSERETFAEICASHGFKFIGPPAAAIALMGDKASAKKRMEEAGVPVIPGSGIVESLEDAKTFCRTVGYPVLIKATAGGGGKGMRIVGREADLSAGLETASGEAQAAFGDGRVYVEKLLVHPRHIEVQVLADEFGHTIHVGERDCSVQKPGHQKLLEEAPAPRLPTEVREKLCWAAVRATRAAEYANAGTLEFLVTDDGNFYFMEMNTRIQVEHPVTEVVYGIDLVRWQIRIAAGERLTVRQEDIKPRGHAIECRINAEDADNKFAPAAGKLGSVLLPGGPGIRVDTHIFSGAEIPPYYDSLLAKIIAYDRNRASAIARMRRALSETEIKGVTTTVPIHERILESPSFAGANTHVTWLREEVLQPPAA from the coding sequence GTGTTCAACAAAGTACTGATCGCCAACCGCGGCGAGATCGCGCTCCGCATCGTCCGCGCATGCAAAGAACTCGGCGTGAAGACGGTCGCGATCTTCTCCGAGGCCGACCGCAATTCGCTTCACGTCCGCATGGCCGACGAATCGTATTGCGTCGGGCCGCCGCAATCGGCGCGCTCGTACCTCAACATACCGAACATCATCAGCGCGGCGGAAGTCGCCGGCGTCGATGCGATCCATCCGGGTTACGGGTTCCTATCGGAGCGCGAGACCTTTGCGGAGATCTGCGCGTCGCACGGTTTCAAGTTCATCGGGCCGCCGGCAGCGGCGATCGCGCTCATGGGCGACAAAGCATCGGCGAAGAAGCGGATGGAAGAAGCGGGAGTACCGGTGATCCCCGGCTCCGGCATCGTCGAGTCGCTCGAAGACGCGAAGACGTTTTGTCGCACCGTCGGCTACCCCGTGCTCATCAAGGCGACCGCGGGCGGCGGCGGCAAGGGCATGCGCATCGTCGGGCGCGAGGCGGATCTCTCCGCCGGGCTCGAGACGGCGAGCGGCGAAGCGCAAGCGGCGTTCGGCGACGGCCGCGTCTACGTCGAGAAGCTGCTCGTCCATCCGCGCCATATCGAAGTGCAAGTCTTGGCGGATGAGTTCGGCCACACGATCCACGTCGGCGAACGCGACTGCTCCGTGCAAAAGCCCGGACACCAGAAACTGCTCGAAGAGGCGCCCGCGCCTCGCCTGCCGACCGAAGTTCGCGAAAAGCTGTGCTGGGCGGCCGTGCGGGCGACGCGCGCCGCGGAGTACGCGAACGCCGGCACGCTCGAATTTCTCGTCACCGACGACGGCAATTTCTACTTCATGGAGATGAACACGCGCATCCAGGTCGAGCATCCGGTGACCGAAGTCGTCTACGGCATCGATCTCGTACGCTGGCAGATACGCATCGCGGCCGGCGAACGGCTCACCGTTCGGCAAGAGGACATCAAGCCGCGCGGCCATGCGATCGAATGCCGCATCAACGCGGAAGACGCCGACAACAAGTTCGCGCCTGCCGCGGGCAAGCTCGGTTCGGTGTTGCTGCCTGGCGGACCCGGTATCCGCGTCGACACGCACATCTTCTCGGGCGCCGAAATCCCGCCGTACTACGATTCGCTGCTCGCCAAGATCATCGCGTACGATCGCAACCGCGCGAGCGCGATCGCTCGGATGCGTCGCGCGCTGTCCGAGACGGAGATCAAGGGCGTGACGACGACGGTGCCGATCCACGAGCGCATCTTGGAGTCGCCGTCGTTCGCCGGCGCGAACACGCACGTGACGTGGCTGCGCGAAGAAGTGCTGCAGCCGCCCGCTGCCTGA